In Xiphias gladius isolate SHS-SW01 ecotype Sanya breed wild chromosome 5, ASM1685928v1, whole genome shotgun sequence, the following are encoded in one genomic region:
- the LOC120790242 gene encoding neutral cholesterol ester hydrolase 1-like isoform X2 — translation MNASLRAGTLRRDEAPFGRSRAAVGGRLLRLPAAAERRERAVEAHAAGRAVPELHAGGMRSYDLLCRKMAEDLDAVVMSVDYRLAPEAVFPDQYQDALAASRAFLSAQVLGRYGIDPERVCVSGDSAGGNLAAAVAQQLSSDESLTVKFKAQALIYPVLQALDFYTPSYQQNQAMPILYRPVMARFWLQYLGADSSLEPLLLANNHSSLDQPAISAHTRSKLDWTALLPGERRKHFRQVIKETGSPGVVGEVPALTDVRAAPLLAEQGVLGRTPKAYVMTCEFDVLRDDGLMYAKRLQDAGVTVTSDHYEDGFHGCMVFAFLPMMSSVGQRSMHNYIHWLDQNV, via the exons ATGAACGCTAGTCTCCGGGCAGGTACACTCCGCCGCGATGAGGCTCCGTTTGGCCGGAGCCGTGCTGCTGTCGGCGGCCGCCTACTACGTCTACCTGCCGCTGCCGAGCGGCGTGAGCGAGCCGTGGAAGCTCATGCTGCTGGACGCGCTGTTCCGGAGCTTCATGCAGGCG GAATGCGATCTTACGACCTCCTTTGCCGGAAAATGGCGGAGGATCTGGACGCTGTCGTAATGTCTGTTGA TTACCGTCTCGCTCCGGAGGCGGTGTTCCCGGATCAGTACCAAGATGCGCTGGCGGCGTCGCGGGCCTTCCTGTCTGCTCAGGTTTTAGGGCGCTACGGCATCGATCCGGAGAGGGTGTGCGTGTCCGGAGACAGCGCCGGGGGAAACCTGGCCGCTGCCGTGGCGCAGcag CTCAGCTCAGATGAGAGTCTGACCGTGAAGTTCAAGGCCCAGGCGTTGATCTACCCGGTGCTGCAGGCTCTCGACTTCTACACCCCGTCCTACCAGCAGAACCAGGCCATGCCGATCCTCTACAGGCCTGTCATGGCTCGTTTCTGGCTGCAGTACCTGGGCGCCGACTCCTCCCTGGAGCCCCTGCTGCTGGCTAACAACCACAGCTCCCTGGACCAGCCGGCCATCAGCGCCCACACCCGCTCCAAACTGGACTGGACCGCTCTTCTCCCAGGTGAGCGCAGGAAGCACTTCCGGCAGGTTATTAAAGAGACGGGATCGCCGGGGGTGGTGGGTGAGGTGCCGGCGCTGACGGATGTGAGGGCGGCGCCGCTTCTGGCGGAGCAGGGGGTTCTGGGTAGGACGCCTAAAGCATACGTGATGACCTGTGAGTTTGACGTGCTGAGGGATGACGGGCTCATGTATGCAAAGCGCCTGCAGGACGCCGGCGTCACGGTGACCAGCGATCACTATGAGGACGGTTTTCACGGCTGCATGGTGTTTGCGTTCCTGCCGATGATGTCTAGTGTTGGACAGAGGAGCATGCACAACTACATCCACTGGCTGGACCAGAATGTGTAG
- the LOC120790242 gene encoding neutral cholesterol ester hydrolase 1-like isoform X1, translated as MRLRLAGAVLLSAAAYYVYLPLPSGVSEPWKLMLLDALFRSFMQASDVAHALGVCHRVHLLSQVVSWVEVIEARSCPAVRVTDSTLGGVSTRVFEPKGGKRLKRGVIYFHGGGWALGSGRMRSYDLLCRKMAEDLDAVVMSVDYRLAPEAVFPDQYQDALAASRAFLSAQVLGRYGIDPERVCVSGDSAGGNLAAAVAQQLSSDESLTVKFKAQALIYPVLQALDFYTPSYQQNQAMPILYRPVMARFWLQYLGADSSLEPLLLANNHSSLDQPAISAHTRSKLDWTALLPGERRKHFRQVIKETGSPGVVGEVPALTDVRAAPLLAEQGVLGRTPKAYVMTCEFDVLRDDGLMYAKRLQDAGVTVTSDHYEDGFHGCMVFAFLPMMSSVGQRSMHNYIHWLDQNV; from the exons ATGAGGCTCCGTTTGGCCGGAGCCGTGCTGCTGTCGGCGGCCGCCTACTACGTCTACCTGCCGCTGCCGAGCGGCGTGAGCGAGCCGTGGAAGCTCATGCTGCTGGACGCGCTGTTCCGGAGCTTCATGCAGGCG AGTGACGTGGCTCACGCGCTTGGTGTGTGCCATCGCGTCCACCTGTTGAGCCAGGTGGTGTCCTGGGTGGAGGTGATCGAGGCCCGCTCCTGCCCCGCCGTGCGCGTCACCGACTCCACGCTGGGCGGCGTGTCCACCAGAGTCTTCGAGCCGAAGGGCGGGAAGAGGCTGAAAAGAGGGGTCATATACTTCCACGGCGGAGGGTGGGCCCTCGGCAGCGGCC GAATGCGATCTTACGACCTCCTTTGCCGGAAAATGGCGGAGGATCTGGACGCTGTCGTAATGTCTGTTGA TTACCGTCTCGCTCCGGAGGCGGTGTTCCCGGATCAGTACCAAGATGCGCTGGCGGCGTCGCGGGCCTTCCTGTCTGCTCAGGTTTTAGGGCGCTACGGCATCGATCCGGAGAGGGTGTGCGTGTCCGGAGACAGCGCCGGGGGAAACCTGGCCGCTGCCGTGGCGCAGcag CTCAGCTCAGATGAGAGTCTGACCGTGAAGTTCAAGGCCCAGGCGTTGATCTACCCGGTGCTGCAGGCTCTCGACTTCTACACCCCGTCCTACCAGCAGAACCAGGCCATGCCGATCCTCTACAGGCCTGTCATGGCTCGTTTCTGGCTGCAGTACCTGGGCGCCGACTCCTCCCTGGAGCCCCTGCTGCTGGCTAACAACCACAGCTCCCTGGACCAGCCGGCCATCAGCGCCCACACCCGCTCCAAACTGGACTGGACCGCTCTTCTCCCAGGTGAGCGCAGGAAGCACTTCCGGCAGGTTATTAAAGAGACGGGATCGCCGGGGGTGGTGGGTGAGGTGCCGGCGCTGACGGATGTGAGGGCGGCGCCGCTTCTGGCGGAGCAGGGGGTTCTGGGTAGGACGCCTAAAGCATACGTGATGACCTGTGAGTTTGACGTGCTGAGGGATGACGGGCTCATGTATGCAAAGCGCCTGCAGGACGCCGGCGTCACGGTGACCAGCGATCACTATGAGGACGGTTTTCACGGCTGCATGGTGTTTGCGTTCCTGCCGATGATGTCTAGTGTTGGACAGAGGAGCATGCACAACTACATCCACTGGCTGGACCAGAATGTGTAG